Part of the Thermoanaerobaculia bacterium genome is shown below.
CGGTCGCGTAGGTGCTCTGGTCGTAGGCGGCGACGACTTCGTCGGGCCTGCCGTCGGCGACCAGGTGCCCGCGGTCGAGCCAGAGCGCGCGGCTGCAGGTCTCGAGGACGATCTGCGCCGAGTGCGAGACCAGGAGGATCGTCACCCCGGCGTCGCGGAAATCCGACAGCGTCTTCTCGCACTTTCTCGTGAAAGCGGCGTCGCCGGCCGCGAAGACCTCGTCGAGGATCAGCAGATCCGGGGTCCAGGCGGCGGCGATCGAGAAGCCGAGCCGGCCGAGCATTCCGGAGGAGTAGGAGCGGATCGGCGACTCGATGAAGTCACCGAGCTCGCTGTATTCGACGATCGCATCGATGCGCTCGCGGATCTCGCGCCGCGTCCGCCCGAGGAGCAGGCCGTTCAGGAAGATGTTCTCGCGCCCGGTGAGCTCGTGGTCGAAGCCGGTGCCGAGCTCGAGGATGGGGGCGATGCGGCCGTCGAAGTGCATCTCGCCGCTCGTCGGCGGCAGGACTCCCGAGACGATCTTGAGCAGCGAGCTCTTGCCGGCGCCGTTCCGGCCGACGATCCCGACGACCTCGCCGCGGGCGACGGAGAAGCTGACCTCGTTGAGCGCCCAGAACTTCTCGTAGACCAGGGTGCCCTTGACCCAGTGGATGGCGTAGTCCTTGAACGAGGGCAGCCGCTGCTTGGCGAGCCGGTAGCAGAGCGAGATGCGATCGAGCGTGAGAACGGGCCGCGCCTGCGCTTTCGGCGGCGTCTCGGTCTGGGTCTGGGGCGTCTCGATCATCGGTGGCGGGAGGTCAGAGGTACATCGTGATGCGCCGGCTGGTGCGGCTGAAGGCGAAGGCGCCGAGCGCCAGGAGCGCCAGCGCCAGGATCGCCGCGACGGTGAGGTGGCTCGCGGGCGGAATCTTGCCGTAGAAGATCGGGTCGCGGAAGACCTCGAGGATCGAGCGTACCGGATTGAAGCGCACGATCCAGAGCCAGCGCTCGGGCAGGATCGACATCGGGTACATGATCGGAGTCAGGAAGAGCAGGATCTGCAGGACGACGCCGACGAGCTCGACGATGTCGTGGAACAGGACCGCGAACGGCGCGAGCAGGAGGCCCGCGCCGAGGGTGAAGACGGCCGCGATGAGGATCGAGACCGGCAGGAAGAGCATCGCCGGGCGCAGCGGGTGGCCGGTGACGACGAGCAGGCCGAGGAGCGGCAGGAGCGCCAGCAGGAGGTTGATGACGCCGGAGATGACCACCGCCACCGGGAAGACCGACTTCGGCACCGGCAGCTTCTGGATCAGCCCGCCGTTGGCCCGCAGGCTGTTCATCGACGTCACGATGCTCTGCGAGAAGAAGTTCCAGAACAGCAGGCCGGCGAGGACGTAGACCGGGTAGTTCTCGACGTTGAAGCGAAAAACGGTGCTGAAGGCGATGTGCAGTACGCCCATCATCAGCATCGGCTGGAGCATCGTCCAGGCGAAACCGATCAGCGAGCGCCGGTAGCGCACCCGCAGCTCCCGCTGCACGAGCTCCCAGGTGAGGTCCCAGTAAGGGAAGACGACGGCCATGAACTGAAGAGTCTATCGCGGGCCTCGCTCGTGCGAGGTCGCCGGCGGGCGGCAGCGTTCGCGGCACATCCCCGGTGCTCGGTCGGGACCCCGGTCGATCGGACGTTTCTACTTGCGGGCGGGGCCCCCCGCCACTGCGCGCCGGGAATGTGCCGCGAACGCTGCCGCCCGCCTACGTCGGTGAGCTCCGACGTAGCGCGGTGATCGCGGTGATCGCGTTGATCGCGGCATCGACCGCGCGCGCTTCGGGCGTGCCGCGCCGCTTCGCCAGCAGGAGCTGGCGCAGGCGGCCGCCGAGGAGCA
Proteins encoded:
- a CDS encoding ABC transporter ATP-binding protein; this translates as MIETPQTQTETPPKAQARPVLTLDRISLCYRLAKQRLPSFKDYAIHWVKGTLVYEKFWALNEVSFSVARGEVVGIVGRNGAGKSSLLKIVSGVLPPTSGEMHFDGRIAPILELGTGFDHELTGRENIFLNGLLLGRTRREIRERIDAIVEYSELGDFIESPIRSYSSGMLGRLGFSIAAAWTPDLLILDEVFAAGDAAFTRKCEKTLSDFRDAGVTILLVSHSAQIVLETCSRALWLDRGHLVADGRPDEVVAAYDQSTYAT
- a CDS encoding ABC transporter permease, whose protein sequence is MAVVFPYWDLTWELVQRELRVRYRRSLIGFAWTMLQPMLMMGVLHIAFSTVFRFNVENYPVYVLAGLLFWNFFSQSIVTSMNSLRANGGLIQKLPVPKSVFPVAVVISGVINLLLALLPLLGLLVVTGHPLRPAMLFLPVSILIAAVFTLGAGLLLAPFAVLFHDIVELVGVVLQILLFLTPIMYPMSILPERWLWIVRFNPVRSILEVFRDPIFYGKIPPASHLTVAAILALALLALGAFAFSRTSRRITMYL